Part of the Aquamicrobium lusatiense genome is shown below.
TTTGGTCTTGTCGAAACGCCTGCCTATCTGTGGGTTCTGGCGCTGGTGGCGTTGCTGGCAGCATTCGCCTTGCTGTTTGCAGGCTGGGCATTTGCCCGGCTCTGGAATTTCGGTGATCAGGGAGGACGCGACCTCACGGCAGGGGCACTGATTGCGCTGGTGGTTCTGGCGCCCTATGCGGTTGCATCCTGGTGGGCGCTGACGTTCCCGCCGCTGAGCGACATTTCAACAGACCTTGAAACGGCACCTGCTCTTGCCGACGGGCGCATCTTCGCGGCTACGCCGGGTGAATGGCGCCTGCAGGCGCAGGCCTATCCGCTGGTTAATGGCCGCCGCTACGATCTGCCTTTTTCCGAGGCCGTTGTCATGGTCCAGAACGTGTTGCGAAGGCAGGGATGGAAAAATTCCACCATGCCCGTGCTCGAAAACGCGGAAGCGCGGGAATTGCTGATTACCGCCGCTGCCTCCAGCTTCGCTCTGGAGTTACCGGTCGATGTGGCTATCCGCGTTGCGGGCAATGAGGAAATCAGTGTCATCGACATGCGTTCGGCATCCCGTTACGGACGCCATGACCTCGGTGACAATGCCGATCGCATCGTCCGCTTCCTGAAGGAACTCGATCAGGAAGTGACAGGCCAGACAGGTATTGAACAGGGGCAGTAAGAAGCCTCAGCGAACGGGCTCGTAAATGCCGGTGATGGAAGGTGCGCCTTCCGTTATCGCCAGACCGCGACCGACGAGATCTTCCAGATGTGCGAGAATCGACAGTCCTGCTGCGCCGTGCAGGCGCGGATCGGTGTCGCGATAAATGGTCTTCACCATGTCCGCGATGGTGCGGTCGCCCTTTTCCAGACGGTCGAGAACGGCGCGCTCGCGCATTTTGCGGTGCGCCTTCAGCCCACGCATGAAGGCCTGCGGCTGTGTCACCGGCCCGCCATGGCCGGGCAGAAAGAAACGGTCGTCGCGCTCAAGCAGCTTTTCCAGTGAGGCCATGTAGTCGGCCATGGCCCCGTCCGGCGGTGCGACGATGCTGGTGGACCAGGCCATGACATGGTCGGCGCTGAACAGGATGCCCGTTCCCTCCAGTGCGAAAGCCATGTGATTCGCCGCATGGCCGGGTGTATGAAGCCCGCTGATCGACCAGCCGTCTCCATCGACGGTCCCTCCGTCCGGCAGGATCTTATCGGGCAGGAATCCGGTGTCGTTGCTTTCATCCAGCGCGTTGATCTCGCCGATCGCCAGTTCCCGCGCAGCCTGGTGCGGGCCTTCTGCGACGATGATGGCGCCGGTTTCCGCCTTCAGGCGGGCGGCGAGGGGCGAGTGGTCACGATGCGTATGGCTGACGAAGATATGGCTGACCGGCCGTCCGGCGATCGTGTCGAGCAGGGTTCTGAGGTGGCGCTCGTCTTCGGGGCCCGGATCTATGACGGCCAGCGTGTCATGGCCGATGATATAGCTGTTGGTTCCGTGGAAGGTGAATGGCGAGGCGTTTGGGGCGGTGACGCGCAAAATGCCGGGAGCCGCGCTGACAGCCGAGCCATGCGCCGGCTCGAAACCGGTATCGAATTCAAGTGCCATGAAACCTTGCCATCCGCTGTGCTGTTTCGCGAAACCATTTGCCGCTTAGCATGGAAGCCAATATAGGGGAAATATGCTGCGCGGTGCCTGCCCGTGTAAGGAAAGACCCGACCAACCGGCCCTGACCAAGCGGCCCCGACCAAATGGAATGAGGAAGATCATGGCAATTGCAACGACGATGCGTCCGCTTGTTTCACTGGCTCTGCCCGAGAAAGGCGCTGCCCGCCTTGCGGCTCAGGTTTTTCTTGCCATCGGCGGCACGCTGCTGCTGACGGTTTCGGCCAAGACCAAGGTATTCCTCGGCCCGGTTGATATTTCGCTCCAGACGCTGGCGGTGCTGCTCATCGCATCCGCCTTCGGCATGCGTCTGGCGGTTGCCACTCTCGTGCTCTACATGGCGCAGGGCGCCATCGGGCTGCCCGTTTTCCAGAGCTCGCCGGAAAAGGGCGTCGGCATCGCCTATATGCTTGGAACTACGGGTGGCTACCTTGCCGGTTTCGTTGCCATGGCCGCAATCGCCGGCTGGGCCGCTGATCGCGGCTTCGACCGCAACCCCTTCAAGCTGTTCGGGGCCTTCATGGCCGCTGAAGTGGTGATGATGGCGATGGGCTTTGCGTGGCTTGCTCTGCTGGTCGGTGCCGACAAGGCCTGGCAGTTCGGTGTGGTGCCGTTCGTTGTCGGAGATCTCATCAAGGTCGCGCTGGCTGCCAGCCTCGTGCCGGCAGTCTGGTCCATTCTGGCCCGCTTCCGCTAAAGCGTGTCGCCCGAATGTGGGAACCGGTTTCGGGATAACGACATGCGTCAAAACAACAACTTAAAGCGTAAAGGAGCGAATCTGAAAGATCGCGACACGCTTTAAGCTTCGGAAAAACATTCTCAGGACAAAACGCCCGGCGTCAGCGCGACGCCGGGCGTTTTGTTTTGCGCCGGTGTCTGACTTACGAAGAGGCTGTCGCTTTTTCGGACCTGTCCGGAATGGATGCGGCAATCAGCATCGAGAAGAAGACGAAGAATGAATCCATGATGTCGTGCTTGAACATGATCTGCGTCATCCCGCACAGCGCATAGGATGATGTGACGATCAGCGCGGCAAACAGGCGAAGCCGGTAGGTGGCATCACGCGGCGCATTCCACGCAATGTAGACGGGCACCAGCAGCACGGCGATGACGGCGCTGAGAGCCAGCACGCCGCCATCCAGCGCGAAGCTCATAAAGCCGTTATGCGCATGCGTGAAGCCATGAACCAGATTGCCGTCCATTATCAGGGTGGGCGTAAGTGCTGCCATGCGGTTTTGAATGCCATATCCCCAGATGGGCGATTGACTGACAGCCTCCTGGGCTGCTTGCCAGAGCCGGAGCCTCTCTCCCACGCTGCTGGTATACTTGTCCTGAAGCACGAGGTTGATTTCGAGGGCGGTTTGTTGCCAGCGAAGATCGACCATGTCCTGCACCAGATACAGGGTGACGGCAGCTGCGACCAAAGCAAGTAAGGTGGCAGGGTGGCGTGCAATGGAGCGCACGCTCTGTGGAGCGAATGCAACCAGCAATATCAGAACCGGGATGCACGCGATGAGAACTCCGCGCGTGAGCGAGAGAAACACGGCCCCGAAGCCTGCCCCTATGGCAACGGCTCCAAACAGCATTGCAATCCGCGATGGTGATCCAATTTTGAGTCCGCCCAGTCCCATGAGCATGAGCGACATCATGCCGAAAACTGCAGGGTTACCGGCGGCGGCCTCGGGACGCAGGTCGAGGAGGGACAATTGTACCAGACCAACCACACATGCGGCGATCGCGCCGGTCGCGGCACCCGTAATATAGGGCTGGAGATAATCAACGGAAGGGCTTGCGCGCAGTCGGGGAATGATCGCCCATGGCGAGAGGAATGCCAGCAACCATACAAACGATAGCGGTGCCCTGGATGGCTCTTCGCCGATAAGTGCGGTGAAAATGATCACCACGACGAAAATCGTGAAAGTCCACGCCAGCACGCGATCCGAACGCGTCATCCGGAAGCTGAACCGGCCAAGACAGAGGGAAATGATCGCCCACACGAAGAAAGTATAGAGCAGCACCGATATCACGCTGCCGCCGACAGCCGGCAAAGCCCCCATCAGGAAGGCCGAGATGTAGTTGTTGCGATATATGCCGTTCTGCGGAAGCCGGGCAAGGACTGCTGCCATGCGATTTCGGTCTGTCTTGGGATTTTCAGGAATGGTCAAAACCTCCGGCTCCCTGATGACGATATTCCGGCGCGGCTGGCGATGATTGTGCAGACACGCTGCACATCGCGTCGGTCACGGAAAAGGACCTACAGCTGAAGAGGTTACAGGGCAACAAAATGATGCCCGTTTGATGGCGTGGACGTGCCGACAGGGCATGTCGCACAATTGTACCCGTTATCGTCGCACGCGTGGAAAAATTATCGCCTCCGATGGCTTTGGTGAGTTGACCTTGCGTTGGTTGCGCGTCCCGCTGCGGC
Proteins encoded:
- a CDS encoding O-antigen ligase family protein, with product MTIPENPKTDRNRMAAVLARLPQNGIYRNNYISAFLMGALPAVGGSVISVLLYTFFVWAIISLCLGRFSFRMTRSDRVLAWTFTIFVVVIIFTALIGEEPSRAPLSFVWLLAFLSPWAIIPRLRASPSVDYLQPYITGAATGAIAACVVGLVQLSLLDLRPEAAAGNPAVFGMMSLMLMGLGGLKIGSPSRIAMLFGAVAIGAGFGAVFLSLTRGVLIACIPVLILLVAFAPQSVRSIARHPATLLALVAAAVTLYLVQDMVDLRWQQTALEINLVLQDKYTSSVGERLRLWQAAQEAVSQSPIWGYGIQNRMAALTPTLIMDGNLVHGFTHAHNGFMSFALDGGVLALSAVIAVLLVPVYIAWNAPRDATYRLRLFAALIVTSSYALCGMTQIMFKHDIMDSFFVFFSMLIAASIPDRSEKATASS
- a CDS encoding biotin transporter BioY, which gives rise to MAIATTMRPLVSLALPEKGAARLAAQVFLAIGGTLLLTVSAKTKVFLGPVDISLQTLAVLLIASAFGMRLAVATLVLYMAQGAIGLPVFQSSPEKGVGIAYMLGTTGGYLAGFVAMAAIAGWAADRGFDRNPFKLFGAFMAAEVVMMAMGFAWLALLVGADKAWQFGVVPFVVGDLIKVALAASLVPAVWSILARFR
- a CDS encoding MBL fold metallo-hydrolase codes for the protein MALEFDTGFEPAHGSAVSAAPGILRVTAPNASPFTFHGTNSYIIGHDTLAVIDPGPEDERHLRTLLDTIAGRPVSHIFVSHTHRDHSPLAARLKAETGAIIVAEGPHQAARELAIGEINALDESNDTGFLPDKILPDGGTVDGDGWSISGLHTPGHAANHMAFALEGTGILFSADHVMAWSTSIVAPPDGAMADYMASLEKLLERDDRFFLPGHGGPVTQPQAFMRGLKAHRKMRERAVLDRLEKGDRTIADMVKTIYRDTDPRLHGAAGLSILAHLEDLVGRGLAITEGAPSITGIYEPVR
- a CDS encoding DUF1499 domain-containing protein — encoded protein: MTAFPERQTTMAAGWSRRTAAFSAVLLITVWTGHHFGLVETPAYLWVLALVALLAAFALLFAGWAFARLWNFGDQGGRDLTAGALIALVVLAPYAVASWWALTFPPLSDISTDLETAPALADGRIFAATPGEWRLQAQAYPLVNGRRYDLPFSEAVVMVQNVLRRQGWKNSTMPVLENAEARELLITAAASSFALELPVDVAIRVAGNEEISVIDMRSASRYGRHDLGDNADRIVRFLKELDQEVTGQTGIEQGQ